Proteins encoded together in one Quercus lobata isolate SW786 chromosome 3, ValleyOak3.0 Primary Assembly, whole genome shotgun sequence window:
- the LOC115979635 gene encoding putative defensin-like protein 184, which translates to MAKFSTLCLLLIILVIICDDRMVQMAEAKDCHKVWNCKGDNHCWEDCKNRYSGKGMCDLYTAPGVPKQCFCAYKC; encoded by the exons ATGGCAAAATTCTCTACTTTGTGTTTGCTGCTTATCATCCTCGTGATCATCTGCG ATGATAGAATGGTGCAAATGGCAGAAGCAAAAGACTGCCACAAAGTTTGGAACTGCAAGGGAGATAACCATTGCTGGGAAGACTGTAAAAATCGATACAGTGGAAAAGGAATGTGTGACTTATACACAGCACCTGGTGTTCCCAAGCAGTGCTTTTGTGCATACAAATGCTGA